A part of Paenibacillus sp. sptzw28 genomic DNA contains:
- a CDS encoding GH32 C-terminal domain-containing protein, with translation MTQSADERVGTLIAGWSFPEGEGHFTLDTATGRLDKVQFALLNGRFQAPQNPVWRKGITNSALLFDGYSTYLRRPAAEVLMPSAGLTITAWVAPRTYEYGAEGRLAAIANQHNREKAEGYLLGVTRHGEWSLQLGLGGEWTEIWSREQVLPLNRWSHVCATYDQAASLLKLYLNGTEVASRQLEQSAGITSCGEDLVIGRNNHGVVLAESFIMNHFDGLMDEIMIYDRALSADEVRRAVQSALAPHEGVIPVPDPKELKYPRELWKDDRHRPQFHLTPPGHWMNEPHGPIYFNGRYHLFYQYNLNGPFWHYIHWGHWVSEDLVHWRDLPPALSPEPRIDPDGVWSGSATYDENGIPVLFFTAGNNERSPNQSVGLARSTYPQDGDLDLVRWNKLDHPVVVQERGIGLFGEFRDPFVWKDGSRWVMLVGSGVEGLGGTALVYVSADLTEWEYKGPLFVSDYIKYPHLGVAWELPVLLPLRREGENTGKHIFLICPWGTGIKPDVTYWLGTFDPVNLRFTPDHEEPRLIDVGDVHFTGPSGMVDPATGRTILFTIAQGERTPEIDYDCGWSHTGGIPVSLSLRQDDRLGVEPIQEMEKLRDRLLLELHDVKLDEINRHLQDIQGDMVEIEIVFRDGTAEHIDRYGVSLRRSPEGEEETVVYYDRHQQKLWVDRSKSTLDNRERPTGIQGGSLHLNQEPLRLHIFVDRSLIEAYVSGLKSLTTRTYPSRTDACGIRLYSDGNPHIETIKIWSMQPAFSD, from the coding sequence TTGACACAGTCAGCTGATGAACGGGTAGGTACTTTGATCGCCGGATGGTCTTTCCCCGAAGGGGAGGGGCATTTTACTCTGGACACGGCAACAGGCCGCTTGGACAAGGTTCAATTTGCTCTGCTTAACGGACGGTTTCAAGCTCCCCAAAACCCGGTATGGCGGAAGGGAATTACAAACTCGGCCCTGTTGTTTGACGGATACTCAACCTACCTGCGTCGTCCTGCGGCGGAGGTCTTGATGCCAAGCGCCGGTTTGACCATAACGGCCTGGGTGGCTCCGAGAACGTATGAATATGGAGCCGAGGGGCGTCTGGCCGCTATTGCGAACCAGCACAACAGGGAGAAAGCGGAAGGTTATTTGCTCGGGGTGACTCGTCACGGCGAATGGTCGCTGCAGCTGGGGCTCGGCGGCGAATGGACGGAAATATGGTCCCGGGAGCAAGTTCTCCCGCTCAATCGATGGTCTCATGTTTGCGCGACATATGACCAGGCAGCATCCTTATTAAAGCTGTATTTGAACGGAACGGAAGTCGCATCCCGGCAGCTTGAACAAAGCGCAGGGATTACTTCCTGCGGCGAGGATTTGGTTATCGGCCGCAACAACCACGGTGTTGTTCTGGCGGAGTCGTTCATTATGAATCATTTTGACGGATTGATGGATGAAATAATGATTTATGACCGTGCTTTGAGCGCGGATGAGGTGCGGCGCGCCGTTCAATCGGCACTTGCTCCGCACGAAGGAGTAATTCCGGTTCCGGACCCTAAGGAACTTAAGTATCCGCGCGAGCTGTGGAAGGATGACAGGCATCGTCCGCAATTTCATCTGACTCCTCCGGGGCATTGGATGAACGAGCCGCACGGTCCGATTTATTTTAACGGCAGGTATCATTTGTTTTATCAGTATAATCTGAATGGACCTTTCTGGCATTACATTCATTGGGGGCATTGGGTGAGCGAGGATTTGGTTCATTGGAGAGATCTGCCGCCTGCATTGTCGCCCGAGCCCCGGATTGATCCCGACGGCGTGTGGTCGGGCAGCGCGACGTATGATGAGAACGGTATTCCGGTGCTTTTCTTTACAGCGGGCAACAATGAACGTTCTCCGAATCAAAGTGTCGGCTTGGCAAGGAGCACTTATCCGCAGGATGGCGATCTGGATCTTGTCAGATGGAACAAACTCGATCATCCGGTAGTCGTGCAGGAACGGGGGATCGGTTTGTTCGGGGAATTCCGGGATCCGTTCGTCTGGAAGGATGGCAGTCGTTGGGTCATGCTGGTCGGAAGCGGGGTGGAAGGGTTAGGTGGAACGGCATTGGTCTACGTGTCGGCCGACTTGACGGAATGGGAATACAAAGGGCCGCTCTTCGTGAGCGACTACATAAAGTACCCCCATCTCGGTGTCGCTTGGGAGCTGCCGGTTCTGCTTCCTCTGCGGCGCGAAGGTGAAAATACCGGCAAGCATATCTTCCTGATCTGCCCATGGGGAACCGGTATCAAACCGGATGTTACCTACTGGCTTGGTACGTTCGACCCGGTTAACCTGCGCTTCACACCGGATCACGAAGAACCGCGGCTGATCGATGTCGGGGATGTTCACTTTACCGGTCCGAGCGGAATGGTCGACCCGGCGACAGGGAGAACAATCCTGTTCACGATAGCGCAAGGGGAACGGACACCCGAGATCGATTACGATTGCGGCTGGTCCCATACCGGGGGAATCCCCGTATCCTTGAGCCTGCGGCAGGACGACCGTCTGGGCGTCGAGCCGATTCAGGAAATGGAAAAGCTTCGCGACCGTTTGCTGCTGGAGCTTCACGACGTGAAATTGGACGAAATAAACCGTCATCTTCAGGACATTCAAGGCGATATGGTGGAAATCGAGATTGTGTTTCGTGATGGAACTGCCGAGCATATTGACCGCTATGGAGTGTCACTCCGGCGATCGCCGGAAGGCGAAGAAGAAACTGTCGTCTACTATGACCGGCATCAGCAGAAATTGTGGGTGGACCGCAGCAAGTCCACATTGGATAACAGAGAGCGGCCGACAGGCATACAGGGCGGTTCGCTTCATTTGAACCAGGAGCCGCTCCGGCTGCATATTTTTGTAGATCGCTCCTTAATCGAGGCTTATGTGAGCGGCTTAAAGAGTCTCACGACACGCACTTATCCGTCACGTACGGACGCATGCGGCATCCGGCTGTATTCGGATGGGAATCCGCATATTGAAACGATTAAGATTTGGAGCATGCAGCCGGCGTTTTCAGATTAA
- a CDS encoding GerAB/ArcD/ProY family transporter — MGNISKYQLGAMIILLQIGSTPLFELGIKAKQDAWLVVLISTLLGLLLLMLFLAIQHREPQKNLNQMLIQYFGSYVGKFTVLFYALNFTYESMRNLRDFGDLTLMTILPQTPISLIMLIMLSLSIYVIYKGIEVFFRVAEFIVPFVLFFYFILIITSFFSGITHFGRLLPVLENGIQPVLRESFYTTWFPFGQMMVFLVFWSYLNEKKGMSGASIRAYIVSAILILLTNIINLAVLGPEFTGISTIPLLQTIQLIQIAEVFERFDALVILLFYAGIFIKATLWHLAAVLGLAQLFHTDYRKFVLPVGAVIYFTAFLPPNWQRHLEIGDIVSKQFMVNPIYIEIIPAILFIVMLIRGDGNKRRRGSPPPSSPLQ; from the coding sequence ATGGGGAATATTAGCAAGTACCAGCTCGGCGCGATGATTATCCTGCTGCAAATCGGAAGTACTCCTTTATTTGAATTAGGAATCAAGGCCAAGCAGGATGCCTGGCTGGTGGTTTTAATCAGCACGCTGTTGGGGTTATTGCTGCTTATGCTGTTTTTGGCGATCCAGCATAGAGAACCGCAAAAAAACCTTAACCAGATGTTGATTCAATATTTCGGCTCTTATGTGGGGAAGTTCACCGTATTGTTTTACGCCTTGAATTTTACTTATGAATCCATGCGAAATTTGCGGGACTTCGGGGATCTTACCCTCATGACCATTCTTCCCCAGACCCCCATTTCCCTTATTATGCTTATTATGCTGTCTCTATCTATTTATGTAATTTACAAGGGAATAGAGGTCTTCTTTCGGGTTGCCGAATTTATAGTGCCATTCGTGCTGTTTTTTTACTTTATTTTGATTATCACATCCTTCTTCTCAGGAATAACTCATTTCGGTCGTCTTCTTCCGGTCTTGGAAAACGGAATCCAACCCGTATTAAGGGAAAGTTTTTATACTACCTGGTTTCCTTTCGGCCAAATGATGGTTTTTCTTGTGTTCTGGAGCTATCTGAATGAGAAGAAAGGGATGTCCGGAGCGTCGATTCGCGCTTATATTGTATCGGCCATTCTTATCCTTCTCACAAATATAATTAATCTCGCCGTTCTGGGGCCGGAATTCACCGGCATCAGTACCATCCCCCTGCTTCAAACCATACAGTTAATTCAGATCGCGGAAGTATTCGAGCGTTTTGACGCTCTTGTGATCTTACTTTTTTATGCGGGCATATTTATCAAAGCAACATTATGGCATTTGGCCGCCGTACTTGGGCTGGCTCAATTATTTCACACCGATTATCGAAAGTTTGTCCTTCCTGTCGGAGCCGTTATTTATTTCACTGCTTTTCTCCCTCCAAATTGGCAGAGACATCTGGAGATCGGGGATATTGTATCGAAACAATTCATGGTCAATCCGATATATATTGAAATTATTCCGGCCATTCTGTTTATCGTTATGCTGATTAGAGGCGATGGAAACAAAAGAAGAAGGGGCTCACCGCCTCCTTCTTCTCCGCTTCAATAA
- a CDS encoding GH32 C-terminal domain-containing protein, translated as MIIKNEKKKTFAKLAEKLLVFILVTAIIQIQSPAPYVHAAPGTITNPSFETGDLSGWTTVSGSAFSSGDVAVDSDYWNKQSFGQHNFWHIWGGRGDNSKVGVLKSEAFTLGGSGQIDFLIGGNSDIDSLYVALVRNSDGAELMKATANNSDTYSPVNWNASAYAGTVVYIKVVDNSTTGHINLDDVNVPQSASLNRHVEPALYNHDFEQSDLFPAEIKGWINVSGDAFTPGSLVHETEYSQGGKFNQAGTYHLWGFKDGGDSQVGVLKSSTFTLGGNGGIDFLINGGRDSNNLYVALVRESDGAELFKETGRNSEAYQKVFWDASAYIGQDLYIKIVDNSTGGWGHIGVDDFNVVNSKFAGGLIGHWKLDEGTGTNAAEAVTGTTDPVSYYLNTGVYQPSRNPLWRSDGISGGALLFDGYSTWVKRPADKIPTPSKAITVEAWVAPRNFEHGDEGRLSAIVNQYNREAKEGFILGNYRHGTWGFQFGTGDNWREIMSDSLLPLDEWSYVAATYESASGVASLYLNGKRVASANFPAGQTIAPSATDLLIGKNSQGFWLYGFNLNAFSGLIDEVKIRNQALGAAEVQSAYHNYISALSGGNLPTADNRIDRTVLADDSQRPQFHAEPPASWQNEPGGPIYFNGQYHVFYQSNPRGPFWNHIRWGHLVSSDMVHWRDAKDAVIPGKNDVDPDGAWAGGSVLDGNGVPVIFYTAGDDRRTPGQRINIARSTYPKDGDNDLNRWDKSPKVIVDQQPGQGIMGEFRDPFVFKDGNTWFMLVTSGKKDSGGNDVGGTALVYSTTDPTLEGGWTYRGEMYAGDYAAYPETGRVWELPILRPLGTSGKYIFLINPAKMSRQEYQSRYTYYWIGTWNPETARFTPDNDAPQLLDVGEHFTGPAAMVTPDGRTVIYSIAQGRRTASMDYNAGYAHNFGLPLSVYLRPDGKLGMEPVSELQSLRGAQLVDITSDTTFAAANTALSGVNSDMYEIEAEIDPGAANEVGFSLRRSPGAEEETVIYYKKSSKEFFVNRTKSSLNPDVEKWYQGGITDIGSENIKLRIYVDRSMVEAYLNGLKSLTTRAYPSRSDAKGLQLWANDSSHTVVVKSLKVWAMNSAYPAVSPTGVSVTPSAKEIIAGDSELLTAIVSPSGASDKDVIWTSGNTSVATVVNGRVTAKAAGTATITAKTRVGGLIGSSTITVVPEPAHGELVNHDFDDNLSGWTILSGDAFSNLDVTTANDWGWGGPFNQNGNSHLWGVKDGTDAQTGSMRSQKFILGGNGQIDFLIGGGNNYYDLYAALVRSSDGKELFRATGGDREAYSRMYWDASDYIGTECYIKIIDNATGGWGHLNVDDVNVPTQEPLTAAIANPDFESGSLSGWTVVSGSAFSNPDVTADSGWGWGGPFNQNGTYHLWSFKDGGDSQTGVVKSTTFTLGGSGWIDFLIGGGKDINNTYAALVRDSDGAELMKATGYNDEAYTRAYWDASAFLGEQVYIKIVDNATGEWGHINVDDFHVYNTLGDITAGDRYQQYRPKFHFSPDRKWMNDPNGLVYYGGEYHLFYQNNPTGTTWGPTFWGHAVSTDLVNWKDLPVALGPDMNGFPWSGSVVVDTNNTSGFQTGAEKPMVAVFTHEKAGVQTQSLAYSNDKGRTWAKYAGNPVIPMPGGLGVFRDPKVFWHAGSNQWVMVVSAGDRVRFYTSANLKSWTYASEFGRAAGSHAGTWECPDLYEMAVDGNPANKKWVLAVSVSSGAPAGGSGIQYFVGQFNGTSFTNDNSDDTVLWMDYGSDNYASISFGDVPVADGRRILLGWMNNWSYGQSIPTSIWRGSLTIPREAKLVSAGSGVRLAQAPVTELNALRGVSSSWRNQIITPASGNLLTGVTGSTVEIVAEFQNDTATASEYGFKVRKGTNKSTVIGYNKASSKLFVDRTASGDAKFNAAFAARHEAAMTPDNKKVKIRIYVDRSSVEVFANNGMTVISDQIFPALADAGLELYSTGGNVTLKSLTVYQLNAAENDLYHREKD; from the coding sequence ATGATTATAAAAAATGAAAAGAAAAAGACGTTTGCTAAACTTGCGGAGAAATTGCTTGTTTTTATTTTAGTGACGGCGATTATTCAAATCCAGTCACCGGCACCATACGTTCATGCCGCTCCGGGTACGATTACGAATCCGAGCTTCGAAACGGGAGATCTGAGCGGCTGGACGACGGTCAGCGGCAGCGCGTTCAGCAGCGGCGATGTGGCGGTAGACAGCGATTATTGGAACAAGCAGTCATTTGGCCAGCATAACTTCTGGCATATTTGGGGCGGGAGAGGCGACAATTCCAAGGTCGGAGTCCTGAAGTCCGAGGCTTTCACGCTCGGCGGCAGCGGCCAGATTGATTTTCTGATCGGCGGGAACAGTGATATCGACAGCTTATATGTGGCGCTTGTCAGAAACTCCGACGGGGCGGAGCTGATGAAAGCAACAGCTAACAACTCAGACACGTATTCACCGGTTAACTGGAATGCGTCGGCTTATGCCGGCACGGTCGTCTACATTAAAGTCGTGGATAATTCGACAACCGGGCATATCAATTTGGATGACGTTAACGTACCGCAGAGCGCATCGCTTAACCGGCATGTGGAACCGGCGCTCTATAACCATGATTTTGAGCAGTCGGATTTGTTCCCGGCCGAAATCAAGGGATGGATCAATGTAAGCGGTGACGCCTTCACACCGGGCAGTCTGGTTCACGAGACAGAGTACAGCCAAGGCGGAAAGTTCAACCAGGCCGGAACCTATCATCTGTGGGGCTTCAAGGATGGAGGCGACAGCCAGGTTGGTGTTCTGAAATCGTCTACGTTCACGCTTGGCGGGAACGGCGGCATTGATTTTCTGATCAACGGAGGGCGGGACAGTAATAATCTATACGTCGCGCTGGTCAGAGAGTCGGATGGAGCGGAATTGTTCAAAGAGACCGGCCGCAACTCTGAAGCCTATCAGAAAGTATTCTGGGATGCATCTGCCTATATCGGTCAAGATCTTTATATTAAGATCGTCGATAATTCGACCGGCGGATGGGGACACATCGGAGTTGACGATTTTAACGTCGTTAATTCGAAATTTGCAGGAGGCTTGATCGGTCATTGGAAGCTTGATGAAGGTACAGGGACGAATGCCGCAGAAGCGGTCACGGGTACAACCGATCCTGTCTCATATTATTTGAATACCGGAGTGTATCAGCCTTCCCGGAATCCGTTGTGGAGAAGTGACGGTATAAGCGGCGGCGCGCTGTTGTTCGACGGATATTCCACATGGGTGAAACGGCCGGCGGATAAAATCCCGACACCGTCGAAGGCGATCACAGTTGAAGCGTGGGTCGCGCCGAGAAACTTCGAACACGGAGACGAAGGGCGTCTATCGGCAATTGTGAACCAGTATAACCGTGAAGCTAAAGAAGGGTTCATTCTCGGCAATTACAGGCACGGCACATGGGGTTTCCAGTTCGGTACGGGCGATAACTGGCGGGAAATCATGTCGGACAGCCTGCTGCCTTTGGATGAATGGTCTTATGTGGCTGCCACTTATGAAAGCGCCTCCGGCGTTGCGTCGTTATATCTGAACGGGAAACGGGTGGCCTCTGCCAATTTCCCGGCTGGCCAAACGATCGCTCCGAGCGCTACCGACCTGCTGATTGGAAAAAACAGCCAAGGCTTCTGGCTCTACGGGTTCAACTTGAACGCATTCAGCGGGCTTATCGATGAAGTGAAAATCCGCAATCAAGCGCTTGGCGCAGCGGAGGTCCAGAGCGCTTACCATAATTATATAAGCGCTTTGAGCGGCGGCAACTTGCCGACGGCTGACAACCGTATCGACCGAACCGTCCTGGCAGACGATTCGCAGCGTCCTCAGTTCCATGCCGAACCTCCAGCCAGCTGGCAGAACGAACCGGGCGGGCCGATCTATTTCAACGGTCAGTATCATGTCTTCTACCAAAGCAATCCTAGAGGACCTTTCTGGAATCATATCCGCTGGGGGCATCTGGTAAGCAGCGATATGGTGCATTGGAGAGACGCCAAGGATGCGGTCATCCCGGGCAAAAACGACGTCGATCCCGATGGCGCGTGGGCCGGCGGCTCGGTGCTTGACGGGAATGGCGTACCGGTCATCTTCTATACGGCGGGCGATGACCGGAGGACGCCGGGCCAACGGATCAATATCGCGCGCAGCACCTACCCCAAGGACGGGGACAACGACCTGAACCGCTGGGATAAAAGCCCTAAGGTGATCGTCGATCAACAGCCCGGCCAAGGCATCATGGGAGAATTCCGCGATCCGTTTGTGTTCAAGGACGGTAACACATGGTTCATGCTCGTCACCTCCGGCAAGAAAGACTCTGGCGGAAACGACGTAGGCGGAACGGCGTTGGTATACTCGACGACGGATCCGACCTTGGAGGGCGGTTGGACTTACCGCGGGGAGATGTATGCAGGAGACTACGCCGCATATCCGGAGACCGGGCGGGTATGGGAGCTGCCGATTCTGCGCCCGCTCGGCACGAGCGGCAAATATATTTTCCTGATTAATCCGGCAAAAATGTCGCGTCAGGAATACCAGTCCCGTTACACGTACTATTGGATTGGCACCTGGAATCCGGAAACGGCCCGGTTCACGCCGGATAATGACGCGCCGCAGCTGCTCGACGTCGGCGAGCACTTCACGGGACCGGCTGCCATGGTGACGCCGGACGGCCGGACTGTTATTTACAGCATCGCGCAGGGCAGAAGAACGGCTTCGATGGACTATAACGCCGGCTATGCCCATAACTTCGGATTGCCGCTCAGCGTCTACCTGCGTCCGGACGGGAAGCTGGGAATGGAACCGGTTTCCGAGCTGCAGTCGCTTCGGGGAGCACAACTGGTCGACATCACTTCAGATACTACCTTTGCAGCCGCAAACACGGCGCTCTCCGGAGTCAACTCGGATATGTATGAAATTGAGGCGGAGATTGATCCCGGAGCGGCCAACGAGGTTGGATTCAGCCTTCGTCGTTCACCGGGCGCGGAAGAGGAAACGGTCATTTACTACAAGAAGAGTTCGAAGGAGTTTTTTGTGAACCGCACCAAATCGAGTCTAAACCCCGACGTGGAGAAATGGTATCAGGGGGGAATCACAGATATCGGTTCGGAAAATATCAAGCTTCGTATTTACGTGGATCGATCGATGGTGGAAGCGTATTTAAACGGGCTGAAATCGTTGACTACCCGCGCTTATCCGAGCCGAAGCGATGCCAAGGGTCTGCAGCTTTGGGCAAACGACAGCTCGCACACCGTCGTCGTCAAATCATTGAAAGTATGGGCGATGAATTCGGCGTATCCGGCGGTTAGTCCGACGGGAGTTTCCGTGACACCGTCCGCTAAAGAGATAATCGCAGGCGACAGCGAACTGCTGACGGCCATTGTTTCTCCTTCCGGCGCGTCCGACAAAGATGTGATCTGGACGTCGGGCAACACGTCCGTCGCGACAGTTGTTAACGGCAGGGTCACGGCCAAAGCAGCCGGGACCGCCACGATTACGGCCAAAACCAGAGTCGGCGGATTAATCGGCAGCAGCACGATTACGGTTGTGCCCGAGCCCGCCCACGGTGAACTGGTCAATCATGATTTTGACGATAATTTGAGCGGTTGGACGATTCTAAGCGGTGACGCCTTCAGTAATCTTGATGTGACAACGGCGAATGATTGGGGATGGGGCGGGCCGTTCAACCAGAACGGTAACAGCCACTTATGGGGTGTCAAAGACGGCACGGATGCGCAAACCGGTTCGATGCGTTCGCAGAAATTCATTCTTGGCGGCAACGGTCAAATCGATTTTCTGATCGGCGGCGGCAACAATTATTATGATCTGTATGCCGCGCTAGTCAGGTCCTCCGACGGAAAAGAATTGTTTAGAGCAACCGGCGGAGACCGGGAAGCCTACAGCCGAATGTATTGGGACGCTTCCGATTATATCGGAACGGAATGCTATATTAAAATCATCGATAACGCGACAGGTGGGTGGGGACACCTGAATGTGGACGACGTCAATGTACCGACGCAAGAGCCTCTCACGGCAGCCATCGCCAATCCCGATTTTGAAAGCGGTAGTCTGTCCGGCTGGACGGTTGTGAGCGGCAGCGCCTTCAGCAATCCGGATGTGACTGCGGATTCCGGCTGGGGATGGGGGGGACCGTTCAATCAGAATGGAACGTACCATTTGTGGAGCTTCAAAGATGGCGGAGACAGCCAAACGGGGGTCGTCAAATCGACGACCTTCACCCTCGGCGGCAGCGGTTGGATCGATTTCCTGATCGGCGGCGGCAAAGACATAAACAATACATACGCCGCTCTCGTCAGAGACTCCGACGGTGCAGAATTGATGAAGGCCACCGGCTATAATGACGAAGCATATACCAGAGCATACTGGGATGCTTCTGCATTTCTGGGGGAGCAGGTATATATCAAAATCGTCGATAACGCTACTGGCGAATGGGGTCATATCAATGTCGACGATTTCCATGTCTATAATACATTGGGCGACATCACGGCCGGCGACAGATACCAGCAGTACCGACCGAAGTTCCATTTCTCGCCTGACCGCAAATGGATGAACGATCCGAACGGACTGGTCTATTACGGCGGAGAGTATCATCTGTTCTACCAGAACAATCCGACCGGCACAACGTGGGGGCCGACGTTCTGGGGCCATGCCGTAAGCACCGACCTGGTGAACTGGAAGGATCTTCCGGTCGCGCTTGGACCGGATATGAACGGATTTCCGTGGTCGGGCAGCGTGGTTGTCGATACCAATAATACAAGCGGATTTCAGACTGGAGCCGAGAAGCCGATGGTAGCCGTCTTCACGCACGAGAAGGCCGGAGTCCAGACGCAAAGCCTCGCTTACAGCAACGATAAGGGCAGAACGTGGGCCAAGTACGCGGGCAATCCGGTTATTCCGATGCCGGGCGGACTTGGTGTATTTCGCGATCCCAAGGTATTCTGGCACGCCGGGAGCAATCAATGGGTGATGGTCGTTTCCGCAGGCGATCGGGTACGATTCTATACGTCCGCCAACCTGAAAAGCTGGACCTACGCGAGTGAGTTCGGCAGAGCCGCTGGTTCCCACGCCGGCACATGGGAATGTCCGGATCTATATGAAATGGCGGTGGACGGCAATCCGGCGAACAAGAAGTGGGTTCTTGCGGTTAGTGTCAGCAGCGGCGCTCCAGCCGGAGGATCGGGCATTCAGTATTTCGTCGGGCAATTTAACGGAACAAGCTTCACGAACGATAATTCTGACGATACGGTATTATGGATGGATTACGGTTCAGACAATTATGCTTCTATTTCGTTCGGAGATGTGCCGGTCGCGGATGGGCGCCGAATCCTGCTTGGCTGGATGAATAACTGGAGCTACGGCCAAAGCATCCCGACCTCGATCTGGCGAGGCTCACTCACGATTCCGCGCGAAGCGAAGCTGGTAAGCGCCGGATCAGGCGTCCGATTGGCGCAGGCGCCGGTGACGGAGCTGAACGCTCTGCGGGGGGTGAGCAGCAGTTGGAGGAACCAAATTATTACGCCGGCAAGCGGCAATCTGCTAACCGGAGTGACGGGAAGCACGGTGGAAATTGTGGCGGAGTTTCAGAACGACACGGCCACGGCTTCCGAGTACGGATTCAAAGTACGCAAAGGTACGAACAAATCAACAGTTATCGGATATAACAAAGCAAGCTCCAAGCTGTTTGTGGACCGGACTGCATCAGGCGACGCCAAGTTCAACGCCGCCTTCGCTGCAAGGCACGAAGCTGCGATGACTCCAGACAACAAAAAGGTGAAAATCCGGATTTATGTGGACCGCTCCTCGGTCGAAGTGTTCGCCAACAATGGAATGACAGTGATCAGCGATCAAATTTTTCCTGCGCTCGCAGATGCAGGACTTGAACTGTATTCGACGGGCGGTAACGTGACCTTGAAAAGTCTCACCGTCTATCAATTGAATGCGGCGGAGAACGATTTGTATCACAGGGAAAAAGATTGA
- a CDS encoding LacI family DNA-binding transcriptional regulator has protein sequence MKAGIKQVAELAAVSTATVSHVINNTRFVSNETKEKVFRAMEELDFRPNAIAQSLRSQKSNTIGLIVPILPSDTSNFFFMTVAQGIQKTLKRHGYQVLLSNNNTEELEEEKEQIRLFNTKLIDGLIIASIAEEVGYLNEIVKSRFPVVFIDRKPEGYKGDYILSDGFGGAFKAMQLLLDKGHTRIGCITGTLGISTSNERFEGYKKALAQPGIPFDPSIVKIANSSFESGYECAEQLLSSSDITALFVANNVLTMGAIGYLQEKKINIPGDLAVIGFDDYDWTKITTPPLTVIRQPSFELGEKAAEVMVNRIENNDEQQEFKEYRLQTELIIRGSC, from the coding sequence ATGAAGGCAGGAATTAAACAGGTTGCAGAATTGGCGGCGGTTTCGACGGCTACAGTCTCGCATGTTATTAATAACACGCGATTCGTCTCCAATGAAACGAAAGAAAAAGTATTTCGCGCTATGGAAGAGCTTGATTTCCGGCCGAATGCCATTGCGCAAAGCTTACGGAGCCAGAAATCGAATACGATTGGTTTGATTGTGCCGATTCTCCCCTCAGATACCTCCAATTTCTTCTTTATGACGGTCGCCCAGGGCATCCAGAAAACATTGAAGCGTCACGGATACCAGGTGCTGCTCAGCAACAATAATACGGAAGAGCTGGAAGAGGAGAAGGAGCAAATCAGGCTGTTCAACACGAAGCTGATCGACGGGTTAATAATCGCTTCGATTGCCGAGGAAGTCGGTTATTTGAACGAGATTGTGAAATCCAGATTCCCGGTTGTCTTTATTGACCGGAAACCGGAAGGCTATAAGGGAGATTATATTTTATCCGACGGTTTCGGCGGAGCGTTCAAAGCGATGCAGCTGCTGCTCGACAAGGGTCACACAAGAATCGGTTGTATTACCGGCACACTTGGCATATCAACAAGCAACGAACGGTTCGAGGGTTATAAGAAAGCGTTAGCCCAGCCAGGCATACCGTTTGATCCGTCAATAGTGAAGATTGCTAATTCCAGTTTTGAAAGCGGATACGAATGCGCAGAGCAATTACTTTCCTCAAGTGACATTACGGCCTTGTTCGTAGCCAATAATGTACTTACAATGGGCGCGATCGGTTACTTGCAGGAGAAGAAAATCAATATTCCGGGGGACTTGGCCGTTATCGGATTTGATGACTATGACTGGACGAAAATCACGACACCGCCGCTCACCGTCATTAGGCAGCCTTCCTTTGAGCTGGGCGAGAAAGCGGCTGAGGTTATGGTCAACAGAATTGAAAATAACGATGAACAGCAAGAGTTCAAGGAGTACCGGCTGCAGACGGAATTAATCATAAGGGGTTCGTGCTGA